A region of the Pseudoprevotella muciniphila genome:
CGGAAGCCGGATCGGAGGGTATTACTACGAACTGCTGTGCAGCAGATTTGTTGGGATTTGTATTGCCAGACATGTTGGCAAGATAAACATCTGCGAGCGGAACATAGATGTTGAAATACGCACTGCCTCCTGCAGCAGTGAGTTTCATGATCTGTGCTGCAGATCCATTGTAACCTTGCCATCCCATAAAATTGTTTGATACTTTGTAGTATATGGCCTTTTCTTCACCTTCCTTTTGAACGAACGCATCGTATGCGCTCTTCACGATGTAGTAGCCCTCCGTCGCCTCAACCTTCGGTGCAGCATCGATAGCAGATTTCAGCGCGAGGTACTTCGTGTATGTAGGTGTGTTTTTGGCATCTGCAAATTGTGATGCTAATGCTGCGGAGTCGGCCTTTGTTATGGAGTTTACATAGCCGGCGTAGGTAAAGTAGGGCTCAAGGCTTTCCATGAGACCGTTTTCTGCAATGGTGGTGGTGTACACCTTGAGACAGGATCCTTGGTCGCCATTACCCCTGCTGTCAAGCCATGTGCTCACCTTTCCTTCGCGGTAGTTGATATAGGCCTGTGTGCCTAAAACGTTGAGGTTAAAGCCTCTGTTCTCGTTAGTATTTGTCCTGATGGCGAATGCAACGGGTGTTGTGCCGAATGTAGCCACGCTGTTGTCAATGTCTGCCTCTACGCTCATGTATCCGTAAGCGCGGTTGTAAACGGTGATGCCGTCGAACTCATTGCCGCCGAATGTCCATAGATAGGCATTGTCATAAAAGTTGAAGTCGGTGGTGGGATTGGTATTATTGCCGTAGGCATACGCACCCTTCAGAGTCATGAGGTAGGAAGTTGCGCTGCTGCTTGCAGGGTCGTCCGACAATTCCATCGGGAGATTTGAGGTGTAAGTTACTTCCACCGTCTGGCTAGTATCTGCAGCAGTGATTTCTGCAGGGTCAAAGTCTGCTACGAAGGGAGGTCTGCCAATGACGTTAGACACGTTGATGGCCGTTCCTACTTCCACACCGGTCAGAGTTATAGTCCTCAACACGTTTGTGCCGCGCATCAACTTGATTGTCGTTTGGGGAGCGTTGGGGTCAATATTGAAGTCCACAGGCATGAGGCGCCATGCAGAAGGTTCTCTGTCGGCATACCAGCCTGTCAGTGCGCCGGAAACGCCAGAACCATTGCTGTGGCCGTCAGTATGGAGTGCCTCGTTGGTGCCGCCGCCACTATTGTAAACAAGGGATACAGCCGCAGGACCGGCAGGCATTGCCCTAAATCCTAATGCGTTGGATGAGTTTATGGTAGTGGCACCTGTCTTTGATGAAATGTAAACACCTCCAAGGGGTGAATAGATGCTGAATTTCGCTGTGCCTTCCACTGGGGTGAGTTTCATAATTTGCGTTAGCGAACCATCTACGTTTTGCCATTCGAAAAGACCGCTGGTCGTGTTGTAGTAGATAGCTTTCTCCACACCTTGCCTTTGAACGAATGCGGAGTATGCGCTCTTCACGATGTAGTAGCCCTCCGTGGCTTCCACCTTCTGTGCGGCATCGATAGCAGATTTCAGCGCGAGGTATTTCGTGTACGTAGGTGTGTGTTTGGCATCTGCAAATTGTGGTGCCAATGCTGCGGAGTCTGTCGATGTGAGTGCATTCACACAGCCGGTATATGTAAAGTAGGGCTCAAAGTATTCGATGAGGCGTTCAGAAACTTCATCAGGACTGTAAATCTTGAGGCAGGTGGCTGGATAGTTACCGGGATTATAATAATAGTAATAATTGGATGATGAATAAATTTGATTAGAACCATTAATATAGAAATATCGGTTTGTATTGGGTGTAAAGAAGGTAAATCCACCTGGCGTACTGGCGTTTGGTTCTATGTTATACGCTTCGGGCGTTGTGCCAAATGTAGTGATGGTGCCATTGCCGTTTGTTCGGAGATAGCCGTGGGTACGGTTGTAAACGGTGATGCCGTTAAATTCATCGCCGCCGAATGTCCATAAGTATTCATTGGTTGAATTGGTGAGGTTGGTTGCAGAAATGGCATTGTTGCCGTAGATATAATATTCATTGGAACTATTCAGGGTCATGAAGTAGGGTGTTGCGCTGCTGCTTGCAGGATTGACTGACAGTTCCATCGGCAGTGTCGATGTGTAGGTTACTGTTACAGTCTGGTTACTGTCAGCAGCTGTGATTATGGCAGGAGTGAAACTCGATACGTAGGCTGGGGTTCCTACAGCGTCTGCCACGTTGATAGCCGTTCCTGAAGCCACATTGAGAGCAACCGTCTTCACCACCTCCGTTCCGCGCATCACCTTGATAGTCGTTTGGCAAACAATGGAATCCGGTGTGATGTCCACAGGCATGAGGCGCCATGCAGAAGCTTCGCTGTCGGCATACCAGCCTGTCAGTGCGCCGGAAACGCCAGAACCATTGCTGTGGCCTTCAGGATGGAGTGCCTCGTTGGTGCCGCCGCCACTATTGTAAACGAGAGCCACAGCGGCTGGCCCCACAGGCTTTGGCCTGACTCCCAATGCAGCAGATGCGTCCGCATTTACACCGCCTGTCTTTGTGGAAAGGTAAGCGTCTCCAAGGGGTGAATAGATGCTGAATTTCGTAGTACCTTCCACGGGGGTGAGTTTCATGATCTGTGCCTCTGAGCCATCTACGCTTTGCCATTTGATAAGGCCGGTTGATACATCATAGTGCATTGCTTTCTCCACTTTTTGCCTTTGAACGAATGCGGAGTACGCACTCTTCACGATGTAGTAGCCTTCCGTGGCTTCCACCTTCTGTGCGCTATCGATGGCAGCCTTGAGTGCAGTGTATTTTGTGTATCTGGGACTTCTTACTGCATCTGCGTATTGCGATGCGAGGCTGTCTGCGGTCTCGGTTGTGAGTGCGTTCACACAGCCTGCGTATGTGAAGTAGGGTTCGAGTTCTTTGATAAGGTCTGCCGCCACTGAGTTTAGGGTGTGAACCTTGAGGCAGGAGCCTGCATCGCCATCTCCACGTGCATCGAGCCATGTGCTGACTCTTCCATCGCGCTGGTTAACGTAGGCGTTCGTGCCGGGAAGGTTGAGGTTGAAACCGTCTGTCTGGTTGGAATTGGGCTTTATGGTGTATGCAACGGGCGTTACGCCGAAAGATGCCACGCTGTTGTCGGAGGCTGCTCCTATTCTCATGTAGCCTCCTCTGCCACGGTTGTAAACGGTGATGCCGTTGTATTCATCGCCGCCGAATGTCCATTGGTAAGAGTCATTGGTGGCTTCGAATGTGGTAGTCGAATTGGCATTGTTGCCGTAGGCATAATAGCCACGCAGGGTCATGAGATAGGGGGTTGCGCTACTGCTCGCGGGGTCATCGGACAGTTCCATCGGCAAGGATGAACTGTAGACGACTGTTATGGTCGTGTCGCGGCCTGTCGCTGTGATTGCTTGGGGCTGGATATTCGATACGTAGGCGGGCTTGCCTATCGTGGTATTCACGTTGACTTTAGCACCTTCTTTCAAACCGGTCAAGGTGACGGTCTTTACCAACCTTGTGCCGCGCATCACGTTAAGAACAGTCTTGGTGGCATTCTGAGGAAGGGCAACATCCACAGTGCCGTTGAAGTTGGCATCCGCAAGTGCTTCAGCCAGAGTGCTGAAACCATTGTAGGTGGCGATGGTATTGACGGTCAGGTAGTTGCTTATTTTTGCGCCAGAAGTGAGAACTACTTCAGTGTTGAACGCTACTTCATTGCCGTCAACATATAGGGTCGGAATATCGCCGGCACTGTTGGTAAACTTCACGCCATACACTTCGGGAGTAACTGTTACATTGGGCACTTCCATCATCTGCAGCACGTTACCGTCGTCGTGAGTGCTCCAATCGTTGATTATCGCAAGGGACTCACCGTTGATGTTAAGATAGTAGGTCGTTGAACCCTTTGTGAACCGTAGCACGAAAGGATAGCCGGCCTTGTATGTACTGGAAAGGCTTGTAACTCTGGCTGCACCGGATGTAACGAGGTCGTGGCCTTTTATGGCATTGAAACTGGCAAGTTTTTTTGTACCTACATTGTAGAGGTAAGATTTGCCGCTGATTGTTACAAAAGTCCACTGGTGGAGCGGATTGCTGCCACTGGTAGTCCCGGTGGGGGTTGCAACGAATTCTGTGGCACTGGAACTGGCGGCTCTTAAATAGCCACGCGGAGTTACCATGGTGTAAGCCTTTGAGGGGCTGGCACTTGCCACATTCTGGAGGATGGGCATGTAGTAGAGAACCAAATTGGTTGAGGTGATGATTCCTGAGATGTTCAGAGTATTCATCGTGGTTCCATCAGCAGCACTGACAAAGGTATAGCCCGTCAGAGTGGGGGGCGTGAAAGTATAGCCGGAAGGAGTGCCGACGGCTGTGCCGCTACCGCTGTTTATTACGCTGTTTGTAGATTTGTCATACAGTGTGTAGGTGTAGGAGTACTCAGTGCCGCTCTTATCGTAAGTTACCTTAAATACAGGCACGTAGCAACCTACATTGCCGCTGGCTGACAAATTGATTGAAACAGATTGCGAATTGATGCCTGTCACAGCGAGTGTGGTGGCGTTAGATGAACTTGAGCTGGTTGCAGTAGCGGAAGTGCCTTTGCAACTGAGTGTTACTCGAGTGGAACCCACATTGTAGAACTTCATCTCAATGCCCAAGATGGAGTAGCCTTGAGCAATGGACAAGGTATAAGTGCAATTAGAAGAACCCCTATAAAGGGCAAAGCCATTTGAATGATAACTTAACATGTTGTTAGACGGCACACTCAACGTAATTTGAGGCGTGCTGGCACTGACCCACTGTTTGCTGTATTGGGAACCGGATGCAGGCACACCATCTCTGTAAAATGTGCCGCCACTGGTGGTCTTGCCATTGAGTGTCACAGTGGTCTGCGCATTTGCTCCGATACTGCACATGGCGAGCAGGAGCACTAAGAAACATAAATAATACTTTTTCATACGATATTCATTATATAGATTTATAATTACCTGTTGCAGAACGGATCTTTTTATTTTATCTTGATAAGGATACTGCAGATGCTATAGCCGCTATAGACTTTTGCCGGGCAAGATTCGCGCCTTGGCGCAGGTGCACGAAAAAGCCGTTCTCTCTTCCTCGCCTGAGGAAAAAAGAACGGTTGGAATTGTATTTATGCACGCTGCAAGCGAACTGGTTGTGCGGACTGCTTGTAAATCGCTGATATTCTGTTGATTACAGCAATTATGGGGGGGTAATTCCGAACTTTACACTCGCAGCATGTGCGTCAGCAGGCATGTGTGCTACATGACTGAGACGACGGACATTATTTGCACGGGTTGCGGGTTGATACAGACTGTTGGCAGGGCTCATAAGAAATTGCTGGGGTTGTAAGGCATTAAAACAAGTCGTTCGCGCAATGGCTCCTTTTCAGAAGAGCATGAGTTCGCAACTCTTGTCTTGCAGCTCCTGTAATACCTTGTGGCACACTTTTTCTGCTTGTTCTCTTTATTGTTTGATTTTGTTAAATCCTTATGGAGTCCGTTTTTTAAGGCATATTCCATTTAGATATTGCTTTCAATGTACAAAGATACGTTTTTTTTATAATATTTGCAAAGATTGTTAGATTATTTTCAAACACACATAAAAGATAGTTAAGAATTTTAGAGAAATGTGTAAGAAAAAGTCATTTTAAAAATGTAACTTTGCCGCGCCTTTCACACAGAGAGGTACATATATGCTTGCGTAGTTCAATGGATAGAACAACTCTCTCCTAAAGAGTAGATCTCAGTTCGATTCTGAGCGCGAGTACTTTAAAAACACATACCTTTATTATGTTTTCCCTTAATTATAAAGTAACGACGAGCAACTGCAACCGCGGTGGTAGCTTGAAGTTGTATAGTGCTTTGCAGATGATGCAGGACTGCAGCGAGATGTGGATTGATTCCGAGCCGGAAGTGAAGGCCTATTTCCGTGACCACCACATGGCGCAGCTCCTGGCGTCCCGCCAAGTGGAAATCCTGCGCGTGCCGCATTATAAGGAGGACCTTACGGTAAAAACAAGCGTCTTCGGCATGGAGTCGGTTTTTGGTTTCCGCAACACGGTCATTCTCGATGGTAAGGGCAAACCCTGTTATCTGACATGGAGTACGGGCGCGTTTGTGGACAAGGTTAGCGGTAAACTTGCGAAAGTGCCGGAAGAGATAATTGCAGCCATGCGTTTGGAGGACAAAGTGCGCATGGAGTACAAAAACCGTAGGATAATCCTACCGAAAATCGTACCGGAAATCCATGCGGGCATAAAGGTGATGCGCAACGACATCGACTATAACCAGCACACCAACAATGCCAACTATGTGCGTATGGCACTCGAACTGCTACCCGAAAATTTCGTAGTCCGCAGCATGAGGGTGGAGTATAAGATACCCGCCAAATTAGGCGATGTACTCGTGCCGGAGGTAATAAACGCAGGCAACGTGATATACGTAGTCCTGAAACTCGACGAACGCGACAGCACAATTATGGAGTTCTGCAGGTAGCGCTTCACAAAATATGATTTTTGACCTTGATACAGTTGTTTCTATGAACTTGTAAAGAATCATTGTAACCTATACCCGGGTGTTCCATTGACGAAAACAGGACCATAAGGCGCAACCTCATTCGGAGAGGTTGCGCCTTATCGTATGTTGCAGTGTATTGTGGGGGGGCTTATCTCGTGAGCGCCACGCAGACTTTGTTCTGGAATTCTCTGCCGGTTTTTGATTCTCGCAGGCCGTTGTTGAGGATGGAGAAGACGAGGCGGTGGCCATTGGCTGCTGTGCAGTAGCCTGAGAGGGTGCTGACACCCGTTACGGTGCCTGTCTTGGCGTAAACGTTGTTTTCGGCGGTGGTGTTCTTCATGCGCTTGCTCAGCGTGCCGTCCACTCCGGCTATCGGCAGCGACGGGAGGAAATAGTCGTAGATGTTTTTGTCGTTGTAGGCATAGATGAGGATTTTCCCGATGAGTTCTGCGCTGACTATGTCGTAGATGGATAGTCCGCTGCCGTCGGAGAAGTTGTAGTCGTCTGGGTCGAGACCGATTTTTCTGACGAGGGCATTGATGCGTTCTTGTGTGTCAGTGAGGTCGGCAAATTTCCGCTTGCTCTGCATGGCTATCTGGAAGAACATGGATTCTGCGCAGGTGTTGTCGCTGCTTTTCATCATAGGGCGGAGCACCTCGTTGATGTTTCTTTCGTGTGTATAGATGAGTTGGGTGTGTTCGCCAACTTCGTCGTGGCGTACATACCCGGAGAACTCTATGCCTGCGGTATTGAGTTTCTCGGAGAATTTCCGGTCGAATTCGTCCTTTCCGTTGAGCAACATGGGTGTGCATACGCCTTCGTCATCGTCCCAGCACCATCCTTTTCCGAGGCGTGTCATGTCTTTCATCGTCTGGTCGATGATGATGTCGCCATTAAAGCGCTTTACACCATGTTCTTTCAGACTGTTGACAAAATTGTCGAGGTCGGATGTGGAGAGCAGCGGGTCGAAACCAGCCCGTACGTAGATGTTTCCGTCGAGCGTGCCTTCGTCGCTGATAAGACTGTTTTCGTTGCTTTCCGGGTCGTCGTATTGGCTGCGGTCGATGTAGAGTTTGGTTTGGTAGTTGTAGTTGCTACTGAGAATGTCGAGTGCTGTGACTGCAGTAACTATTTTCTCGTTGCTCGCCGGTCGCAGACGCTTGCTCTCGTTGTATTTGTATATCTCTTTGCCGTCGGTGAGGTCATAGACGTAGATGCCCACGTGCGATGCATTGAACATCCTGCTTTTGAGCAACTCGTTAATCCTCTCGCCTATGACGTTCGACGAGCCCCTGTCGCCTTTCCTTTCGCCGTCGGCAGTGATGTAATAGCCGTCGTCGCTGAGATAGGTGGTTTCATATTCTTCTTGCGCCGACAGGCGGGTTGTGCCTAAAGTAAAGACGGCAAGAATAAAAAATATGTGGATAAGTTTCCTCATAAAATGATTTTGGTGAGACATATCCGCACGTGTTTGCATTGGTGCGGAGTGGGGTGGTTTGGCACAAGCGTCCAAAATAACGCACCGGTTTTTTTGGACCGATGCGTCGTTATAGGGTCAGAAGATACGTCTTTATTGGTTGCCTTGTGCTGCTGCGGCTGCAGCCTTTCCTGCTGCGATGTCGGCTTCTGTGATGCCGAGTTTGTTCATGATTTTCTTCGTCACGTCTTCGCTGATGGATTCGTTGATGAAGACGCCGGCATTCTGGGATGATGCCACATCGAGGAGGTAAACGTATCCGCCTTCTTTAGCCACTTCTTTTACAGTGTTGATTATTCTCTGAATGATGGGCTGCATTTTTTTCTGCTGTTCTTCCTGGAAGGCCTTGGTGTTGGCTTCATCGGCTTGCTGAAGACGCTGCTGGAGGTCGTTTATCTCCTGCTGCTTGCGCTCAACAACCTGTGGCGGTGTTGATTCGTTCACTTCCTTCTGATACTTCTCGTATTTTGTCTTCAGTTCGTTCTGCATGTCAGTAAGGTCTTTTTCATACTGCTTGTAGATGGTCTGAAGTTCTTCGTTTGCCTTGCGGTAGTCGGGGAGTGATTGCATAACATCTGCGTAGGAGAAGTGTGCAAACTTTTGAGCGAAGAGGCTCATGGGTGCAAGAAGGAGCACCAGCATCAAAATTTTCTTGGTCATTTTATGTGTTGTTTTTATGTTTGTCTTTTCGGATTTCGGGGTGCAAAGATACGGCTTTCTGTGCGAAAAAATCCTTAAAAAGTGTCAATTGTTAAAAAATCGGCTACTTTAGGCGCTTATCTTACGTTATATCCGAGTTTTTGCAGCACTTCGCGGCTGATGTCGATGCTCGGCGAGGCAAAGATAATGCCGTTGTCGCTCGAACGATCGAGAATGAGTTGGAAGTTCTTGGCAGTGGCGATGGACTTCACTGCATTGTATATTTCAGTTTGTATCGGCTCGATGAGTGCAACACGTTTTTTGTAGAGTTCGCCTTCAGGACCAAAATACTTCTTCTTCAGGTCGCTGGCTTCTTTCTCTTTGCTTACGATGGCTTGTTCACGAGCCTTCTTTTGTTCGGCAGACAGGAAGGTCGCTTCGTCCTGATAATTCTTGTAAAGTGTCTTTGCCTCGTTTTCG
Encoded here:
- the dacB gene encoding D-alanyl-D-alanine carboxypeptidase/D-alanyl-D-alanine endopeptidase — protein: MRKLIHIFFILAVFTLGTTRLSAQEEYETTYLSDDGYYITADGERKGDRGSSNVIGERINELLKSRMFNASHVGIYVYDLTDGKEIYKYNESKRLRPASNEKIVTAVTALDILSSNYNYQTKLYIDRSQYDDPESNENSLISDEGTLDGNIYVRAGFDPLLSTSDLDNFVNSLKEHGVKRFNGDIIIDQTMKDMTRLGKGWCWDDDEGVCTPMLLNGKDEFDRKFSEKLNTAGIEFSGYVRHDEVGEHTQLIYTHERNINEVLRPMMKSSDNTCAESMFFQIAMQSKRKFADLTDTQERINALVRKIGLDPDDYNFSDGSGLSIYDIVSAELIGKILIYAYNDKNIYDYFLPSLPIAGVDGTLSKRMKNTTAENNVYAKTGTVTGVSTLSGYCTAANGHRLVFSILNNGLRESKTGREFQNKVCVALTR
- a CDS encoding OmpH family outer membrane protein, giving the protein MTKKILMLVLLLAPMSLFAQKFAHFSYADVMQSLPDYRKANEELQTIYKQYEKDLTDMQNELKTKYEKYQKEVNESTPPQVVERKQQEINDLQQRLQQADEANTKAFQEEQQKKMQPIIQRIINTVKEVAKEGGYVYLLDVASSQNAGVFINESISEDVTKKIMNKLGITEADIAAGKAAAAAAQGNQ
- a CDS encoding OmpH family outer membrane protein → MKKLFIIACLAMTMVVGAQAQKFALVDMEYIMGNIPAYEQANEQLNQTSKKWQAEVEALENEAKTLYKNYQDEATFLSAEQKKAREQAIVSKEKEASDLKKKYFGPEGELYKKRVALIEPIQTEIYNAVKSIATAKNFQLILDRSSDNGIIFASPSIDISREVLQKLGYNVR
- a CDS encoding acyl-[acyl-carrier-protein] thioesterase; the protein is MFSLNYKVTTSNCNRGGSLKLYSALQMMQDCSEMWIDSEPEVKAYFRDHHMAQLLASRQVEILRVPHYKEDLTVKTSVFGMESVFGFRNTVILDGKGKPCYLTWSTGAFVDKVSGKLAKVPEEIIAAMRLEDKVRMEYKNRRIILPKIVPEIHAGIKVMRNDIDYNQHTNNANYVRMALELLPENFVVRSMRVEYKIPAKLGDVLVPEVINAGNVIYVVLKLDERDSTIMEFCR